A genomic region of Rhodococcus pyridinivorans contains the following coding sequences:
- the cydB gene encoding cytochrome d ubiquinol oxidase subunit II, with protein sequence MGLQEIWFILIAVLFTGYFVLEGFDFGVGMHFPVLGRGRTVEADTRRRVLLNTIGPVWDGNEVWLITAGGALFAAFPEWYATLFSGFYLPLLLILLALIVRVCAIEWRGKVDDPTWRRRCDWGIIFGSWVPAVLWGVAFANIVRGVAIDADKQYVGGFFDLLNPYALLGGATTALVFALHGAVFIALKTEGQVRTDAVAMSRKLAVPAVLVAGAFVVWTQLAYGKGWTIALVAVAAISLLAVVALTIVAREGWAFVFTTVAIAATSVLLFASLFPNVMPSTLDPSWSLTIENASSSPYTLKVMTWAAAFMTPVVLAYQGWTYWVFRQRLSTDHIPHSIGLKIGSK encoded by the coding sequence ATGGGACTTCAGGAAATCTGGTTCATTCTCATCGCAGTATTGTTCACCGGCTACTTCGTCCTCGAGGGGTTCGACTTCGGTGTGGGCATGCACTTCCCGGTGCTCGGCCGCGGTAGGACCGTCGAGGCGGACACCCGGCGCCGGGTGCTGCTCAACACGATCGGTCCGGTCTGGGACGGCAACGAGGTCTGGCTCATCACCGCGGGTGGTGCGCTGTTCGCGGCGTTCCCCGAGTGGTACGCGACCCTCTTCTCGGGCTTCTATCTCCCGCTGCTGCTGATCCTGCTCGCCCTGATCGTGCGGGTGTGCGCCATCGAGTGGCGCGGCAAGGTCGACGATCCGACCTGGCGTCGCCGCTGCGACTGGGGGATCATCTTCGGCTCGTGGGTGCCCGCCGTGCTGTGGGGTGTGGCGTTCGCGAACATCGTGCGCGGCGTGGCGATCGACGCCGACAAGCAGTACGTCGGCGGATTCTTCGACCTGCTGAACCCGTACGCCCTGCTCGGCGGTGCGACGACGGCGCTGGTCTTCGCGCTGCACGGCGCGGTGTTCATCGCGCTCAAGACCGAGGGACAGGTCCGGACGGATGCCGTGGCGATGTCGCGGAAGCTGGCCGTGCCCGCCGTCCTCGTGGCCGGTGCGTTCGTGGTGTGGACCCAACTCGCCTACGGCAAGGGCTGGACGATCGCGCTCGTCGCCGTGGCGGCGATCTCCCTGCTCGCGGTGGTCGCGCTGACCATCGTCGCGCGTGAGGGCTGGGCGTTCGTGTTCACCACCGTCGCGATCGCCGCGACCTCGGTGTTGCTGTTCGCGTCGCTGTTCCCGAACGTCATGCCGTCGACCCTCGACCCGTCCTGGTCGCTGACGATCGAGAACGCGTCGTCGAGCCCGTACACACTGAAGGTCATGACGTGGGCCGCAGCGTTCATGACCCCGGTCGTCCTCGCCTACCAGGGCTGGACGTACTGGGTGTTCCGTCAGCGTCTGTCGACCGACCACATCCCGCACTCGATCGGTCTGAAGATCGGCTCGAAGTGA
- a CDS encoding cytochrome ubiquinol oxidase subunit I, producing MDVLDLSRWQFGITTVYHFILVPLTIGLAPLVAIMQTMWVVTGKDHWYRLTKFFGKMFLINFALGVATGIVQEFQFGMNWSEYSRFVGDVFGAPLALEGLVAFFMESTFLGLWIFGWTRLPKLVHLATIWLVAIGVNASAFFIIAANSFMQHPVGATYNPETGRAELTSIWELLTNNTALAAFPHAVAGGFLTAATFVAGIGGWWMVRNMRRAAEIRTSEPEEAQRLENDARGLFRPATRLGLMVMIISGIGLFVTGDVQAKLMFEQQPMKMASAESLCHTETDPNFSILTIGTHNDCDGVIHVLDVPYVLSFLAQGEFSGVTLQGVEDLQAQYEQQFGPGNYKPNLFVTYWSFRAMIGLAAGSAALALAGLWVTRGGRVPDQRWFSTLSLVAIPTPFLANSAGWIFTEMGRQPWVVHPNPTGVDMIRLTVDQGVSDHAAGTVLTSLIAFTLVYAALGVVWFWLIRKYAMEGPQEHDAQPPGSDDDTDDTQPKQLSFAY from the coding sequence ATGGACGTCTTGGATCTGTCCCGGTGGCAGTTCGGGATCACGACGGTGTATCACTTCATCCTCGTGCCGTTGACGATCGGCCTCGCGCCGCTCGTCGCGATCATGCAGACGATGTGGGTGGTCACCGGCAAGGATCACTGGTACCGCCTCACGAAGTTCTTCGGGAAGATGTTCCTGATCAACTTCGCGCTCGGTGTCGCGACCGGCATCGTGCAGGAATTCCAATTCGGCATGAACTGGAGCGAGTACTCCCGCTTCGTCGGCGACGTCTTCGGCGCACCCCTCGCCCTCGAAGGTCTCGTCGCCTTCTTCATGGAGTCGACCTTCCTCGGCCTGTGGATCTTCGGCTGGACGCGCCTGCCGAAACTCGTGCACCTCGCGACCATCTGGCTCGTCGCGATCGGCGTGAACGCCTCCGCCTTCTTCATCATCGCGGCGAACTCGTTCATGCAGCATCCCGTCGGGGCCACCTACAACCCCGAGACCGGCCGCGCCGAGCTGACGAGCATCTGGGAACTGCTCACCAACAACACCGCGCTCGCAGCCTTCCCCCACGCGGTCGCCGGCGGATTCCTCACCGCCGCAACCTTCGTCGCCGGCATCGGTGGCTGGTGGATGGTCCGCAACATGCGACGCGCCGCCGAGATCCGCACCTCGGAACCCGAGGAGGCCCAGCGCCTCGAGAACGACGCCCGCGGACTGTTCCGCCCCGCGACCCGCCTCGGCCTGATGGTCATGATCATCTCGGGCATCGGGTTGTTCGTCACCGGTGACGTCCAGGCCAAGCTCATGTTCGAGCAGCAACCGATGAAGATGGCCTCGGCCGAGTCGCTGTGCCACACCGAGACCGACCCCAACTTCTCGATCCTCACGATCGGCACGCACAACGACTGCGACGGCGTGATCCACGTCCTCGACGTGCCCTACGTGCTGTCCTTCCTCGCGCAGGGCGAGTTCAGCGGCGTGACCCTCCAGGGCGTCGAGGACCTGCAGGCGCAGTACGAACAGCAATTCGGCCCCGGCAACTACAAGCCCAACCTGTTCGTCACCTACTGGTCGTTCCGCGCGATGATCGGCCTCGCCGCCGGTTCCGCGGCCCTGGCCCTGGCCGGGCTGTGGGTCACCCGCGGCGGCCGGGTGCCCGACCAGAGGTGGTTCTCGACGCTGTCGCTCGTCGCGATCCCCACGCCCTTCCTCGCCAACAGTGCGGGCTGGATCTTCACCGAGATGGGCCGGCAGCCCTGGGTGGTGCATCCGAATCCCACGGGCGTGGACATGATCCGGCTCACCGTCGACCAGGGTGTCTCCGATCATGCGGCAGGAACGGTGCTCACCTCGCTGATCGCCTTCACCCTCGTCTACGCAGCGCTCGGCGTGGTGTGGTTCTGGCTCATCCGCAAGTACGCGATGGAAGGCCCGCAGGAGCACGACGCGCAACCGCCGGGCTCCGACGACGACACCGACGACACGCAGCCGAAACAGCTGTCCTTCGCGTACTAG
- a CDS encoding aminodeoxychorismate lyase, with translation MAERVLVTLDGEVRDADAPLLHADDFGVLRGDGVFETLLVRGGRARALELHLARLAASAAAAQLPEPDRDDWRLAVDVALEQWGAEQEGVLRLVYTRGREGADTPTAFLLLTPVAERVGIARRDGVSVVTLERGFSTDLAQKAPWQLLGAKTLSYATNMAALRHAESVGADDVIFVSAEGYVLEGPRSTVLVARGRTLLTPPPEQGILPGTTQQALFDLAGERDFTVRYEPLRPADLVVADGLWLISSVALAVRVHTLNGHALVSRVQEGEIEGLVDEAVDAAS, from the coding sequence ATGGCTGAGCGGGTGCTGGTGACGCTGGACGGCGAGGTGAGGGATGCGGACGCACCCCTTCTGCACGCCGACGATTTCGGTGTTCTTCGTGGCGACGGGGTGTTCGAGACGTTGCTCGTGCGAGGCGGCCGGGCGCGTGCGCTCGAACTGCATCTCGCCCGGCTCGCGGCGTCCGCGGCCGCCGCACAGTTGCCCGAACCCGATCGCGACGACTGGCGGCTCGCCGTCGACGTGGCACTCGAACAGTGGGGCGCCGAGCAGGAGGGCGTGCTGCGCCTGGTCTACACGCGTGGTCGTGAGGGCGCCGACACGCCGACGGCCTTCCTGCTCCTGACGCCGGTGGCCGAGCGCGTCGGCATCGCACGGCGCGACGGCGTGTCCGTGGTGACCCTCGAACGGGGTTTTTCGACCGATCTGGCGCAGAAGGCGCCGTGGCAGCTCCTCGGTGCCAAGACGCTGTCGTACGCGACGAACATGGCGGCACTGCGTCACGCCGAGTCGGTCGGCGCCGACGACGTGATCTTCGTCAGTGCCGAGGGCTACGTGCTCGAGGGTCCGCGGTCGACGGTGCTCGTCGCGCGTGGCCGGACATTGCTCACTCCGCCGCCGGAGCAGGGGATCCTCCCCGGCACCACGCAGCAGGCACTGTTCGACCTGGCGGGGGAGCGGGACTTCACGGTCCGGTACGAGCCGCTGCGCCCGGCGGATCTCGTCGTCGCCGACGGTCTCTGGCTGATCTCCAGCGTGGCGCTCGCGGTGCGGGTGCACACCCTCAACGGGCACGCGCTGGTCTCGCGGGTCCAGGAGGGCGAGATCGAAGGCCTCGTCGACGAGGCGGTCGACGCCGCTTCGTGA
- the ygfZ gene encoding CAF17-like 4Fe-4S cluster assembly/insertion protein YgfZ encodes MTESPIVSESALLALPGAVASPSGGPDAGLPWHYGDPLGEQRAAATSAAVVDRSTRFVLAVPGDERLSWLHTISSQHIASLPNGTSAENLSLDANGRVEHHFVQTDLDGVTWIDTEADRGPDLLAFLKKMVFWAKAEPRDGNELAVLSLLGPDAGSPAVLAVLGIDALPAEPYAAVALPAGGFVRRMPWPTEHSFDLLVPRESLTAIFTALRDAGARPAGSWAFEALRVEAVRPRIGVDTDERTIPHEARWVGGPEQYGAVHLDKGCYRGQETVARVHNLGKPPRHLVLLHLDGSADGRPETGDDITAGGRAVGRIGTIVDHHELGPIALALVKRTITPDTALVAGPCAASIDPDSIPPDDGIQAGRAAVDRLRGR; translated from the coding sequence GTGACCGAGTCTCCGATCGTGTCCGAAAGCGCCCTTCTCGCACTTCCCGGCGCAGTCGCCTCGCCTTCCGGCGGGCCCGATGCCGGACTTCCCTGGCATTACGGCGACCCGCTCGGCGAGCAACGTGCCGCCGCCACGTCCGCCGCCGTGGTCGACCGTTCCACCCGCTTCGTCCTCGCTGTTCCGGGCGACGAACGCCTGAGCTGGCTGCACACCATTTCCAGCCAGCACATCGCGTCGCTCCCGAACGGCACCTCCGCCGAGAACCTGAGCCTCGACGCGAACGGCCGCGTCGAACACCACTTCGTGCAGACCGACCTCGACGGCGTGACGTGGATCGACACCGAAGCCGACCGCGGACCCGACCTGCTGGCCTTCCTGAAGAAGATGGTGTTCTGGGCGAAGGCAGAACCCCGCGACGGCAACGAACTCGCGGTCCTGAGCCTCCTCGGGCCGGACGCCGGCAGCCCCGCCGTGCTCGCCGTGCTCGGGATCGACGCGCTGCCGGCCGAACCCTATGCCGCCGTCGCCCTGCCCGCCGGTGGCTTCGTCCGCCGCATGCCGTGGCCCACCGAGCACTCCTTCGACCTCCTGGTGCCACGCGAGTCGCTCACCGCGATCTTCACCGCCCTGCGGGACGCCGGCGCGCGTCCGGCCGGCAGCTGGGCGTTCGAGGCCCTGCGCGTCGAAGCGGTCCGTCCCCGGATCGGTGTCGACACCGACGAGCGCACCATCCCCCACGAGGCCCGCTGGGTCGGCGGACCCGAGCAGTACGGCGCCGTCCACCTCGACAAGGGCTGCTACCGCGGTCAGGAGACCGTCGCGCGGGTCCACAACCTCGGCAAGCCCCCGCGACATCTCGTCCTTCTCCATCTCGACGGCTCGGCCGACGGACGACCCGAGACGGGCGACGACATCACCGCCGGAGGTCGCGCGGTCGGACGCATCGGCACGATCGTCGACCATCACGAACTCGGGCCGATCGCGCTTGCGCTCGTCAAGCGCACCATCACGCCCGACACGGCCCTCGTCGCAGGACCGTGCGCGGCGTCCATCGACCCCGACTCCATCCCTCCCGACGACGGCATCCAGGCAGGAAGGGCGGCGGTCGACCGATTGCGCGGCCGGTGA
- a CDS encoding MOSC domain-containing protein, translated as MTAETAGTRPASGTVAAVCVVHTLHETGLRRNPVTAIDKRPVDGPVHVGELGLTGDRQCDTANHGGVHKAVYAFSQDESRRWGTELDRELPIGWFGENLHVAGFSPTDAVIGERWRVGDGGLLLEVTGPRTPCRTFAIRSEEGDWATRFVARGDCGAYLKVISEGPVAAGDRIVVEHVPSHAATVRDLFTGQGHERVAAMLEQQADIAPSVADKARRLAGRPQEGRARKGESR; from the coding sequence GTGACCGCCGAGACGGCCGGCACGCGGCCGGCGTCGGGGACCGTCGCAGCGGTCTGCGTCGTGCACACGCTGCACGAGACCGGACTGCGGCGTAATCCCGTCACCGCGATCGACAAGCGTCCCGTCGACGGGCCGGTGCACGTCGGCGAGCTCGGCTTGACCGGCGACCGCCAGTGCGACACCGCCAACCACGGCGGCGTCCACAAGGCCGTCTACGCCTTCTCTCAGGACGAGTCGCGCCGCTGGGGCACCGAACTCGACCGGGAACTGCCCATCGGTTGGTTCGGCGAGAATCTGCACGTCGCCGGGTTCTCCCCCACCGACGCCGTCATCGGCGAGCGGTGGCGCGTCGGCGACGGCGGTCTGCTCCTCGAGGTGACCGGCCCCCGTACCCCTTGCCGCACCTTCGCGATCCGTTCGGAGGAGGGCGACTGGGCCACCCGGTTCGTCGCTCGCGGCGATTGCGGCGCGTACCTGAAGGTGATCTCCGAGGGACCGGTGGCCGCGGGCGACCGCATCGTCGTCGAGCACGTCCCCTCCCACGCGGCCACGGTGCGCGATCTGTTCACCGGGCAGGGCCACGAGCGGGTCGCCGCGATGCTCGAGCAGCAGGCCGACATCGCTCCCAGCGTCGCCGACAAGGCCCGCCGCCTCGCCGGACGACCACAGGAGGGGCGGGCACGGAAGGGAGAGAGTCGTTGA
- a CDS encoding asparaginase: MSVELVEVVRSGFRECIHRGSLIVLDPDGEVLVSLGEVHTPIYPRSSNKPMQAVALLRAGFVPRDSAELAIATASHEGEADHVEAVERILSGAGFTEKDLRCPTDLPGNELTRAEVLAAGRTPRSIYMNCSGKHAAMLAACAANGWDTDGYTDAGHPLQQLVTETILELTGDIEDTDLGIDGCGLPIVPVPLFNLARAYSRLATAEVGTPERAVADAVREHPFLISGTGKDDLKLMRAVGGLLCKAGADGIHAGALPDGTSFAFKIDDGHERARLPLTAALLHRLGAGAAANAATFDSERLAVLSSAPVFGGGVRVGTVRAVPGVF; encoded by the coding sequence TTGAGCGTCGAACTGGTCGAGGTGGTGCGCTCGGGCTTCCGGGAGTGCATCCACCGCGGCTCGCTGATCGTTCTGGACCCGGACGGCGAGGTCCTCGTCTCGCTGGGCGAGGTGCACACGCCGATCTATCCGCGGTCGTCGAACAAGCCGATGCAGGCGGTCGCGCTGCTGCGCGCCGGCTTCGTCCCCCGCGACTCCGCCGAACTCGCGATCGCCACGGCGTCGCACGAAGGTGAGGCCGACCACGTGGAGGCCGTCGAGCGGATCCTGTCCGGTGCCGGTTTCACCGAGAAGGACCTGCGCTGCCCGACGGATCTGCCCGGCAACGAACTCACCCGCGCCGAGGTGCTCGCCGCCGGACGCACGCCGCGGTCGATCTACATGAACTGCTCGGGCAAGCACGCGGCGATGCTCGCGGCGTGCGCGGCGAACGGCTGGGACACCGACGGCTACACCGACGCCGGCCACCCGCTGCAGCAGCTGGTGACCGAGACGATCCTCGAACTGACCGGCGACATCGAGGACACCGATCTCGGAATCGACGGCTGTGGTCTGCCGATCGTGCCCGTCCCCCTGTTCAATCTCGCCCGCGCCTACTCGCGGCTCGCGACGGCGGAGGTCGGCACGCCCGAGCGCGCCGTCGCCGACGCGGTGCGCGAGCATCCGTTCCTGATCTCCGGCACCGGCAAGGACGATCTGAAGCTCATGCGCGCGGTGGGCGGTCTGCTGTGCAAGGCGGGCGCCGACGGGATCCACGCCGGCGCGCTGCCGGACGGCACATCTTTCGCCTTCAAGATCGACGACGGGCACGAGCGGGCACGCCTCCCGCTCACCGCGGCCCTGCTCCACCGCCTCGGAGCGGGTGCCGCCGCGAACGCCGCGACCTTCGATTCCGAACGGCTGGCGGTGCTCTCGTCGGCACCGGTCTTCGGTGGTGGCGTGCGAGTCGGCACCGTCCGGGCCGTCCCGGGGGTGTTCTGA
- a CDS encoding DUF3073 domain-containing protein, with translation MGRGRAKAKQTKVARQLKYSSPSTDFESLQRELSGGATNSQRDEVFAEQRSGWDDDYDDDWRR, from the coding sequence ATGGGCCGCGGCCGGGCTAAGGCAAAGCAGACCAAGGTTGCACGGCAACTCAAGTACAGCTCGCCGTCCACCGACTTCGAGAGCCTCCAGCGAGAGCTGTCTGGCGGAGCAACCAACTCGCAGCGGGACGAAGTCTTCGCCGAGCAACGTTCCGGTTGGGACGACGACTACGACGACGACTGGCGTCGCTGA
- the purM gene encoding phosphoribosylformylglycinamidine cyclo-ligase — protein MTEDATPGASYAAAGVDIEAGDRAVELFAPHAKRATRPEVMGGLGGFAGLFALKDGYKEPLLAASTDGVGTKLAVAQALDKHDTVGLDLVAMVVDDLVVCGAEPLFLQDYIAVGRVVPERVAEIVAGIAEGCVQAGCALLGGETAEHPGVMAADDYDLSATGVGVVEAQKLLGPDRVRPGDVVIAMGASGLHSNGYSLARKVLLDIGKMSLTAHVDEFGRTLGEELLEPTRIYAKDCLALAAETEVRTFCHVTGGGLAANLARVMPKGLVAELDRTTWSPAPVFGLIAQRGRVERVEMEKTFNMGVGMVAIVAPEDVDRALAVLTARHIDCWTLGTVRKAQDGADERAVLLGDHPRF, from the coding sequence ATGACCGAGGACGCAACCCCCGGAGCTTCCTACGCCGCGGCGGGCGTGGACATCGAGGCCGGTGACCGAGCCGTCGAACTGTTCGCCCCGCACGCGAAGAGGGCCACCCGCCCGGAGGTCATGGGCGGCCTGGGTGGGTTCGCCGGTCTGTTCGCGCTCAAGGACGGATACAAGGAGCCGCTGCTCGCGGCGTCCACCGACGGTGTCGGCACCAAGCTCGCGGTGGCGCAGGCACTCGACAAGCACGACACGGTCGGTCTCGACCTCGTCGCCATGGTCGTCGACGACCTTGTGGTCTGCGGCGCCGAGCCGCTCTTCCTGCAGGACTACATCGCCGTCGGCCGCGTGGTGCCCGAGCGGGTCGCGGAGATCGTCGCCGGCATCGCCGAGGGCTGCGTCCAGGCCGGTTGCGCGCTGCTCGGTGGCGAGACCGCCGAGCACCCGGGCGTCATGGCGGCCGACGACTACGACCTGTCCGCGACCGGCGTGGGTGTCGTCGAGGCCCAGAAGCTGCTCGGACCCGACCGCGTGCGCCCCGGCGACGTCGTCATCGCGATGGGCGCCTCGGGTCTGCACTCGAACGGCTACTCGCTCGCCCGCAAGGTGCTGCTCGACATCGGCAAGATGAGCCTGACGGCGCACGTCGACGAGTTCGGTCGCACCCTCGGCGAGGAGCTGCTCGAGCCCACCCGTATCTACGCCAAGGACTGCCTCGCGCTCGCCGCCGAGACCGAGGTGCGTACCTTCTGCCACGTCACCGGTGGTGGTCTCGCCGCGAACCTCGCGCGCGTGATGCCCAAGGGGCTCGTCGCAGAGCTCGACCGCACCACCTGGAGCCCGGCTCCGGTCTTCGGCCTCATCGCGCAGCGCGGACGGGTCGAGCGGGTCGAGATGGAAAAGACCTTCAACATGGGCGTCGGCATGGTGGCCATCGTGGCCCCCGAGGACGTCGACCGGGCTCTGGCGGTGCTCACCGCCCGGCACATCGACTGCTGGACGCTCGGCACGGTCCGCAAGGCGCAGGACGGCGCCGACGAGCGCGCGGTGCTGCTCGGAGACCACCCGCGCTTCTGA
- the purF gene encoding amidophosphoribosyltransferase — MTSADLSVHTRNLLASTEPENEPREECGVFGVWAPGEDVSKLTYYGLYALQHRGQEAAGIAVADGSQVLVFKDLGLVSQVFDEQTLAAMTGHIAIGHCRYSTTGSTTWENAQPIFRTTAAGSGVALGHNGNLVNTAELAERGRRLGVLDPTRPGAANSDSDTVGALLAHGAKDSTIEEAAMKLLPQLRGAFCLTFMDEHTLYAARDPWGIRPLCLGRLDRGWVVASETAALDIVGASFVRDIEPGELLAIDADGVRSSRFANPEPKGCVFEYVYLARPDSTIAGRSVHATRVEIGRRLAKEHPIDGDLVIPVPESGTPAAVGYAQGSGIPYGQGLMKNAYVGRTFIQPSQTIRQLGIRLKLNPLREVIRGKRLVVVDDSIVRGNTQRALIRMLREAGALEIHVRIASPPVKWPCFYGIDFASPAELIANGAGTRDTVEEGHDYDEMVEMVRRSIGADSLGYISIDGMIGATEQPASRLCAACFDGHYPIALPSEHQAGKDVLAGVVDTDSATPTVLDNDNADVLSRP, encoded by the coding sequence GTGACCAGTGCCGATCTGTCGGTCCACACACGTAATCTTCTCGCCTCCACCGAACCCGAGAACGAACCCCGCGAAGAGTGCGGAGTGTTCGGAGTGTGGGCTCCCGGCGAGGACGTGTCGAAGCTCACTTACTACGGTCTCTATGCGCTGCAGCACCGAGGGCAGGAAGCTGCGGGCATCGCCGTGGCCGACGGTTCGCAGGTGCTCGTGTTCAAGGATCTCGGTCTCGTCAGCCAGGTCTTCGACGAGCAGACGCTCGCCGCGATGACCGGCCACATCGCCATCGGCCACTGCCGTTATTCCACAACCGGGTCGACGACCTGGGAGAACGCGCAGCCGATCTTCCGCACCACCGCCGCCGGCTCGGGCGTCGCGCTCGGCCACAACGGCAACCTCGTCAACACCGCCGAACTCGCCGAACGCGGACGTCGTCTCGGCGTGCTCGATCCCACACGGCCCGGTGCGGCGAACTCCGACTCCGACACCGTCGGTGCGTTGCTCGCTCACGGCGCGAAGGACAGCACGATCGAAGAGGCCGCGATGAAGCTGCTCCCGCAGCTGCGCGGCGCGTTCTGCCTGACCTTCATGGACGAGCACACCCTCTACGCGGCCCGCGACCCCTGGGGTATCCGCCCGCTGTGCCTCGGACGCCTCGACCGCGGCTGGGTCGTCGCCAGCGAGACCGCCGCCCTCGACATCGTCGGTGCCTCCTTCGTTCGCGACATCGAGCCCGGCGAACTGCTCGCGATCGACGCGGACGGTGTGCGCTCGTCGCGCTTCGCGAACCCCGAACCCAAGGGCTGCGTCTTCGAGTACGTCTACCTCGCGCGCCCCGACTCGACCATCGCCGGTCGCTCCGTCCACGCGACCCGCGTGGAGATCGGCCGCCGGCTCGCGAAGGAACACCCGATCGACGGCGATCTGGTCATCCCGGTACCCGAGTCGGGCACCCCGGCCGCCGTCGGTTACGCGCAGGGCTCGGGGATCCCGTACGGCCAGGGCCTGATGAAGAACGCCTACGTCGGCCGCACCTTCATCCAGCCCAGCCAGACCATCCGCCAGCTCGGTATCAGGCTCAAGCTCAACCCGCTGCGCGAGGTGATCCGCGGTAAGCGCCTCGTCGTCGTCGACGACTCGATCGTGCGTGGCAACACCCAGCGCGCCCTGATCCGCATGCTGCGCGAGGCCGGTGCTCTCGAGATCCACGTGCGCATCGCCTCGCCGCCGGTCAAGTGGCCCTGCTTCTACGGCATCGACTTCGCGTCGCCGGCCGAGCTGATCGCCAACGGTGCAGGTACCCGCGACACCGTCGAGGAGGGGCACGACTACGACGAGATGGTCGAGATGGTGCGCAGGTCGATCGGTGCCGACTCGCTCGGCTACATCTCGATCGACGGCATGATCGGCGCCACCGAGCAGCCCGCATCCCGTTTGTGCGCTGCATGTTTCGACGGCCACTACCCGATCGCCCTCCCCAGCGAACATCAGGCGGGCAAGGACGTCCTCGCCGGCGTCGTCGACACCGATTCGGCCACCCCGACCGTGTTGGACAACGACAACGCGGACGTTCTCAGTCGGCCGTAG
- a CDS encoding sterol carrier family protein, which produces MAPRRPVDPAELRAALERVGPWMRGESDEKPPRSDLAAAVRLSARSLEQIAPGSSVEVRVPPFVAVQCIEGPRHTRGTPPNVVETDPRTWLRLVVGSIDFAGAVDSGAVEASGGRAAEIGRLLPIARL; this is translated from the coding sequence ATGGCACCCCGGAGACCCGTCGACCCCGCCGAACTGCGCGCAGCTCTCGAACGGGTGGGTCCGTGGATGAGGGGGGAGAGCGACGAGAAACCGCCGCGCTCCGATCTCGCCGCCGCTGTGCGGCTCAGTGCCCGCAGCCTCGAGCAGATAGCCCCTGGGTCGAGTGTGGAGGTTAGGGTGCCGCCTTTCGTGGCCGTCCAGTGCATCGAAGGCCCGCGTCACACGCGGGGGACACCACCGAACGTCGTCGAGACCGATCCGCGGACGTGGCTGCGTCTGGTGGTCGGCAGCATCGATTTCGCCGGGGCCGTGGACTCGGGTGCGGTGGAGGCGTCGGGTGGGCGCGCAGCGGAGATCGGACGGCTGCTCCCGATCGCCCGACTCTGA
- a CDS encoding CPBP family intramembrane glutamic endopeptidase, whose translation MTSRVAAVTGTAMSCTAAGCAAALVAWNNLVLPAMDLGPRGRAAANAGFGVALAAATRAAGVSATELGWRGAGKGLRWGTASVVLPVAAYTVMLAVPPVRRRMAAGARRADHTEWVFVHIPFGTVLAEELLFRSVLYALTRRESRRWHRVLTSVAFGLWHVAPARHAGDSVPGTVALTALSGVVFDELRRRTGSVVAPMLLHLAINAGGAVAVGIATRLRTSERDARR comes from the coding sequence ATGACATCGCGAGTCGCTGCAGTGACCGGTACCGCCATGAGCTGCACCGCTGCGGGATGTGCCGCCGCGCTGGTCGCGTGGAACAACCTCGTCCTCCCGGCGATGGATCTCGGTCCGCGCGGCCGGGCCGCAGCGAACGCCGGATTCGGTGTCGCGCTCGCCGCGGCGACCCGCGCGGCCGGGGTCTCCGCAACCGAGCTCGGCTGGCGCGGGGCAGGGAAGGGCCTGCGGTGGGGGACCGCGTCGGTGGTCCTGCCCGTCGCGGCCTACACGGTGATGCTCGCCGTCCCACCCGTACGACGGCGGATGGCCGCCGGAGCGCGACGCGCCGACCACACCGAGTGGGTCTTCGTGCACATCCCCTTCGGGACGGTCCTGGCCGAGGAGCTGCTGTTCCGATCGGTTCTGTACGCCCTGACCCGCCGCGAGTCACGGAGGTGGCACCGGGTGCTGACCTCGGTAGCCTTCGGGCTCTGGCACGTCGCCCCCGCCCGGCACGCCGGGGACTCGGTGCCCGGAACCGTCGCGCTCACCGCCCTGAGCGGGGTGGTGTTCGACGAACTGCGACGACGGACCGGCAGCGTCGTCGCGCCGATGCTCCTGCACCTGGCGATCAACGCCGGCGGGGCCGTCGCCGTGGGCATCGCGACGAGGCTGCGTACTTCCGAGCGCGACGCGCGTCGCTAG